The region CTCCTTTTACATCATCAAGGGAAAGTCGTTCCACAGAGTCAAGAACCTGACGACAGACAGCGGTGCTGAAGTTCACAGCCTTCATCCCAACTGCCGGGGTGGAGACCACTACCTTTCAGCCTTTGGCAATTTTTACATCATCTTCAAAGCAAAAGGCACTTATCGAGTGACAAACGACTTGCATCAAGACACAAATAGTGCAGAATACAAGCTGCACCCAGACTGCCAAAATGGTCTCTATTATTGGGGCATGCCAAACCACTGCTACGTCCTCAAGCCAGCCTCAAAGTGGGGAGTTGAGTTCTGCGGCAGTACCGACCTCAGCAAAGATAAGTACTTTGGTGTCTATTCTGTTCATCCCGATGTTCTTAACTTCCTCCCTGGTGGGCTGTCAGTAACTAAAGGTCCAGCCTTTGGCATTTGGGAGAATATTAAAACTATAACTAATGAGAGCAATACACCAGTGACATGgacaaagaaaatcaataaaaagGTGGGATACAATAAGGAGATGATGACCCAGATCACACACAACTGGAAGATAGTCTCGACTGACTCTGGAGACCTAGCAGGATTAATTGCGAAGGTTCATTTCTCCTTTTCTGCAGAATATGGAGGTTCTCGTGTCAACACTGAAAATGAAAGCTGGAACGAAGCGACTGAAGAGGAAGAACAACTCACATTTGAGCTGAAGCCAAAAGAGTCTGTATATCTGTGGCAGTACAGAATGGGTCTTGGTGAAGAACCGGTGTTGTTCTGCCGTGATTTAAAGATCACTAAAGATCCAAAGCCTCCGACTGAAGTCCCGCTGCCACCCACACAATCATGAAAACATATCAGGATGCTTTAACCCCAAGGATAACGAAGTTCTTCAGTTAAATGCCTTAATTATAACTTCTCGAGTGATTATTTAGATATCCGCATGCATTGCTTAAAATGAGGCTGGAATTGTTTAATATTGCAAAGAGATTTTTCAGTTACAGTCAATGTAACTACAAATTACAACAATATTCATTACGGTATTATTGAAATGTGTGAATGATTAAAAGAAACTGAGAGAATCCTACTTAAAATCTCATGAAATATCTTGATTTAAAATTCTCACACATGCAACACAACTGCAAATCTTTCAAAATGGTTGCTAAATTGGGCTTTGGAAATGCTTTGCTAGAAATAATAGGTAGCTtagtatatattattatagacaCAGTCATAGATGTTGTCATAGTCTAACCAAAGTCTACTGATGTGTTTCATTCACAAGTCATAAATCATGGCGGGCAGCAATGATCAGAGTCGGGTCACAGGCGATGGTCGTGGCAGGCGGCAAGCAAACAGAGTTCAGAGTCCAGGCAATAATCAGGGCAGGCGGCAACGGATCAAACAGGGTATAAACAGTCCAAGTAATAACAGAGAATCAGTCCACGGgaaaaacgctcagaaatgatcacctcagcaaatcaagacttcgcaagGTATGGACGTGTGAGCGTCTCTTAAATAGTCAGTGTGTGATATGGTGCAGGTGTCTGTgtaatcagtcccaggaatgagggcctatgggaaatgaagtccgaATGACAACAGTCAATATTCAGGGGACGGCTCCCTCCGGTGGTCCGGAGGATGAGTCGAGGGAGCCTCATTCATGACAATATGGGTGGATgactgtaaaacattttcagctggttaaacttggaaatgaaagttcacctgctgccttaaaaatgtgagttaacTCAACTTGAAGATAAACTTTGTTTCAACTCACAAGTAGTCAAGACAACGCTTtgctttaagttaaaaaaataaacttaaagtaatgcattgtcTTGACTATTTGTGAGATGAAACAAAGGTTATCTTCAAGTTGAgttaactcacatttttaaggCAGCAGGTGAACTTTCATTTCCAAGTTTACCAagctgaaaatgttttacaccTGTCAATAATGTAATATAGTAATGAAAAtgggtatttaaaaaaaaaaaaaaaaaatccttatgtTGTTCCTCTGACAAGATATTATTACATCATACCATAGCTTTAGTTGGTGTATAAAAACCTATACTTCAATTTTTTTCTAAACATCAAAATTGTCATATGATGTGACTGTCCGGGCTATTTGTGACCTTACTAATATGACAATATGGCCCAAACCCTAACCCTGTTCAGTGAAGTAGCTTAGTTGAGGCAgcattaaacaaaaaacaacagcatgcaattttcatgatttctctttagtttaaaatatttggtaacactttattttaagggtccagaaaaaatgtattagttaagcatgaacacactagtaattaatgattaacatGACATTTTAAGGGTCCTGTATTATGCATTAGTTAAGTGTAAATAAATGAGCAATTACTCATTAACTTCTTTACAATTATGCATTGGTAAAGCAGGAATACACTAGTAGTTAATAATTAACTTTTATAGTTAAATTAGGCATATTAGCCattatttacaatttattaacatttgaaAGATACACATTTAtgctataaataaacaaaaaataagctattaattaatgattaactgaaTGTACAGTAAAAGCCTTTAAGTCATTATGTACAACTATATTATGCAAAATCCACTTTTACAAGGTGTTGTCtggatataaatgtgtgttggcagtgtgtgaacaACCACCCTACAATGATacaatccacccactccttatTTTTTAATCCCCATTAAACCAAAGCAGTCTCATAAAACAAGCCGTTTTGATTCTTTGAATAGAGAGTATGCATCGACGTCGCTTTCCCGtcggaacgcgctccctcagctggactgagtggcagaAGAACCTCCTGCatgaggaaactgcgaaaacgcgagtaaaactaacgaattacactaaaggttggactcgaaagtgttccttatgacatgtcaaataaacctaatccatggatattgacatgcagtcaggagtcgtgtttcctgacatttatatgtgcctgatttgacccCGGGGAAAtgcataaagcaaatctgcctgtgaatattttatataactacaatataggtaggtttaaatccgagtaatcacttatatcaatgctatatatattgtcatatcgtccagccctaaaacttgtatagtttttgtcattgtttatttaaaaacacccctacagaatataagatggtaaatatttaattgatgatttgtcgacacaatatataacaatacaatatatacggtatgattttacctcaaaatccaacaatttgacacaaaatgattactgcaaatccatgtttaaccgcagtcataacggtcGAAGGTGACATCACGTgcagagggtatgcacgtgacgtcaccgtcgaccgttacaaCTGTGGTCAcggccactgagtggcaaaagactgaaggggctcgcacaccggactCGAAGCTCAGCGCCttgccacgtctttaaaattcgaacgcattgttttctatgagtgtaacTGTTACGTCCTGGTAGTTTGTGcctctgtgtgttttttttttcttccctccTCCTTTCTCCTAGGCACGCCTACACGGGACGGTTATTGGTTCGGGAGGCTGCCAATCGTCATCAGCTCACATGACGACATGCTACCCGCTGCCAATACTGTATGGGCGCCAGGGTTTAAAAGAGCGGCTTGACGGACGCGAAGATAGTTTTTTTGCTTTCCTGTTTTTGTGCTTGTTTAAATCTGCCCTTTTTGTTAAGTTTCTTTGGTGCAATGACACTCTTATGTTGTACAGTTTGGAGTTGTcatttctgttcttttcttttatttgttttcttatttGTTATTTCGACTGTCATTCTCTTCGCCCTATGGGAAATGGACAGGTAGTATGTCACGTGACGTACATGTTGCAACACTCAGTGACTTCAATGTATAGACACATCAGTTAGAAGTGAGCGCCActtatgtatgttttgtttgGGTAGAAAGAGTAGGTAAGTTATGGCGTTTGACACGCTGAAGACTTGCtttctcatttttcttttcataagTTAGGTTAGTTTTGAACCTGAGTTAGCttgggttttgttttgttcttttcttttctttggtgCCGCTTTTTGTCCTTTTCCCTGGTTTATtacttttgtttcttttcttttgtttatgtaaatattgtctttggttttttttgttgatgttgttttgtTACTTTGTTAGTATttcattattgtattattatccTTTTTATCTCACGCCTATTCCCTCAGGGCTGATGCAGAGGCAGAGGGGATTGCCGATGCTAAGGCCAGCTTGCCACCGTTTGATCCGTTTTCTCCAAGTTCTGTTGATTCAACAGACAGAGCGCGACTAAAAGTCCACTTGGCTCGTTTGCAATATGAGGCACAAGAGAAAGCCGATGCACGTCAGGCTGAGCTAAATCTGCGGTTGGAGATACGCAGGCTCGAGATTGAGGCTGACAAGCAGGTGAAGCTGCGACAGCTGGATCTGGAGGCAATGAAGGTTGCTAACGGGTCAGCCGCGCAGTCGGATCCAGGTCAGGTCTCTGATGTTTCTCCGCAGACTGATCCATCACAAGTTACATTTGACATAAGTAAGCACATTGCATTAGTACCTCAATTTCGAGAATCTGAAGTAGATTCCTATTTCAGTGTGTTTGAGCGCATCGCTATTTCTCTTCGTTGGCCTAAAGAGGTCTGGTCTCTATTATTGCAGTGCAAGTTGATAGGCAAAGCTCAGGAGGTATGCTCTACGTTGTCTCTAGACGAGAGTCTAAAATATGAATCTGTGAAATCTGCTATTCTTCGCACCTATGAGTTAGTTCCCGAGGCGTATAGGCAGAAGTTTAGAGGACACAGGAAAAATCCTATCCAGACTTTCGTGGAATTTGCAAGGGAGAAAGGGATTTTGTTTGATAAGTGGTGCACAGCTAGTAAGGTAAGTGATTTTAACAAGTTACGAGAGCTTGTATTGCTTGAAGACTTTAAGAATTGCTTGCCCGAGCGTgttgtgatttatttaaatgaacagaAGGTAACTTCGTTGTCGCACGCAGCCGTATTAGCTGACGAATTTGTCTTAACACACAAAAGTGTCTTCCCTGCTGCACGTCCGGAAAACTCACAGTCTGTTCCTTCTCAAACTTCGGCTGTACATTCTAAATCCAGCTCACCTCTTAAGGAGGATCGtgaatgtttttattgtcaCAAACGTGGGCATGTGATTGCAGACTGTTTGGTTTTAAAACGCAAACAACCACAAACTAAAAGTGTAGGATTTGTTAAAACTGTTAAGCCGATTGTTACTTTGCCTGATGAGGGCAGAATTGATGACAGTTACCgaccttttattttaaaatggttaGTTTCTTTAACTGGCAATTGTGAGGAacagaaagaaataaagatGCTCAGAGACACAGGTGCAATGCAATCATTTATTGTGGCAGATAAATTACCGTTGTCTGATGATACGTTTTGTGGTTCAAGCGTCATTATACAAGGAATTGAAATGAATTGCGGAACGGCTCCCTTGCATTGTGTACATCTGCAGAGTGAGTTATGTACGGGATTTGTGAAAGTGGCCGTACGTCCTTCAATCCCTGTGCAGGGCGTTGATTTTATTCTTGGCAATGACCTGGCCGGGGGAAAAATAATGCCTGTTTTAGAGGTTATTGATAAACAAGACATGTTGTGTCAGCCGGAAAATGTATCTAATACTTACCCTGGCGTTTTCCCCGATTGCGCTGTTACTCGCGCGCAGTCGCGCAAAGTGGGTAATCTGGTTGATTTGTCTGAGTCGTTCTTTCTCCCCCTCCTTGCTGGTGATGAATCACTGCATACTGCTGCCGGTACACAAAAGCAGTCAAATAACGTTAGTACAACTGTGTCTGATGTAGATGCATTAAAACTATCTGTGTCCAGAGAGAAGATAAGTGCTGCACAGAAAGATGACAAATCCCTCGATACATCTTTTAATTCTGTTGTCTCACTTGATGTGGCTAAGGATAAGAAAGTTGCATATTTTGTTGACAATGATTTATTGATGAGAAAGTGGTGTTCCAAAACTAAGGATTCGGATTGGGATGTTATATATCAAGTTGTTGTTCCATCTTTGTATCGTCAGCATGTTTTATGCTTAGCACATGATCATCAGCTCGCTGGTCATCTCGGAGTTACAAAGACTTACAATAGGATATTACAACACTTCTTTTGGCCCTGTTTAAAAAGAGATGTTGCCCAGTACTGCCGTACGTGTCATACCTGTCAGACCGTTGGGAAGCCGAATCAGGTGATTCCACCTGCTCCTCTGTCTCCCATTCCAGCCATTGGGGAGCCCTTCGAGCATGTAATCGTAGACTGTGTTGGGCCTCTACCTAAAACTAAATCTGGCAACCAGTTTCTGTTAACCATAATGTGCGTGGCCACTAGATTTCTGGAGGCAATTCCGTTAAGGAAAATCACCGCGCCCGTTATCATCAAAGCGTTGGTGAAATTTTTCTCTATTTTCGGGCTCCCTAAAATAGTGCAGACTGATCAGGGCACAAATTTTTTATCAAGGCTTTTTAACCAAGTTCTGGAGACTTTGGCGATTTCTCACCGTGTGTCAAGTGCCTACCGGCCACAAAGTCAGGGGGCACTTGAACGCTTTCACCAAACACTTAAGTCTATGCTTAGGAAATATTGTATGGACACTGCTCGAGATTGGGACGAGGGAGTACCTTTGGTTTTGTTCGCAGCTAGAGAAACGGTACAAGAGTCTCTTGGTTTTAGTCCGGCCGAACTCGTCTTTGGACATCAGGTAAGGGGACCTTTAAAAGTTCTTAAGGAAAAGATTTTAATGACTGATTCGAGTCTGAACACTAATGTACTGGATTATGTTAGTACTTTTCGAGATCGTTTACATACTGCTTGGTCGCTAGCTAAAGAATCTCTAGCTAAtgttcaaaaaaacatgaagcGCAAGTTCGATCGGAAAGCAATTGCGCGATCTTTTGTACCTGGTGATGAAGTGCTCTTTCTTTTACCTGTTCCTGGATCAGCTCTGTCAGCTCGTTTCTTTGGTCCGTATGTTGTGAAAAGGAAAATGAGTGAAACTGATTATATGCTTTCCACGCCTGATAGGAAACGCCAAACCCGAGTGTGTCACATAAACATGTTAAAAGCTTGCCATGCCAGGGAGAAATCCAAGGTTAAAGCTCCGGAACAGACTGCAGGGCCCGCTGTCTCTTCTGTCGCGATAGCTGTAGAGCTTACGCCCACTCCTGGTGTCTCGGGTGCTGATGAGGATGGTGTCGTACTCCGCAATGCTCCTCATCAGTGTGCACGGTTGGCAAACTCGGAGATATTACAAGATCTTTCATCATGTCTTATTCATTTAACCTTTGACCAGCAATCCGATATTGGTAACTTGATCTCTGATTTTAAATGTCTGTTTAGCGATGTACCAAGACAAACAAATGTTTTGCAGCATGATATTGTTGTGGATGGTGCTCGCCCTATTAAGCAGCATGCTTATTGCGTCAATACAGTCAAGAGGTTATTATGCTTCAGGAGGTCAGTTATCTGTTGGAGAATGGTTTAGCCAAACCTAGCTGCAGTCCCTGGAGTTCTCCATGTTTGCTCGTGCCGAAATCTGATGGCACTTTTAGATTCTGCACCGATTACCGCAAGGTAAATGCTGTGACTGTGCCAGACAGTTACCCATTACCGCGCATGGAAGACTGTATAGATAATATCGGTTCTGCTCGTTTTGTTAGTAAACTGGATATGCTGAAAGGATACTGGCAAGTCCCACTTACATCACAGGCGTCCGACATCTCCGCGTTTGTAACACCAGATAACTTCCTTCAGTACACTGCGATGGCTTTCGGGCTTAGAAACGCACCGGCAACGTTTCAGCGTCTGGTAAATGTTGTCTTAGCTGTTGTACCAAATTGCAACGCATATCTTGACGATCTGGTTATCTATTCAATGGATTGGAAAGAACATATGTGCTCGCTGAGAACCGTGTTTGAGAGTCTTGACAAAGCTAATTTAACACTTAACTTGGCAAAATGCGAGTTTGGCCGAGCGACTGTCACTTATCTTGGCAAAGAGGTTGGACAAGGTCAAGTACGTCCGGTAGAGGCTAAAGTTGCAGCAATTGCGGAATTTCCAGTTCCTACCACCCGACGAGAGTTACAAAGGTTTTTGGGTATGGCTGGGTATTACCGCAGTTTCTGCAAAAATTTCTCGACGGTTGTTAATCCCCTCACTGCATTAATCAGCCCGACTAAGCCTTTCAAATGGTCATTGGAGTGTCAGCATGCTTTTGACTGTGTAAAGCTTTTAAGCTTTTATGTAATGCACCTGTTCTTATTGCACCTGACTGTACACAGGATTTTAAACTTGAGGTGGACGTAAGCGCAGTTGGTGCTGGAGCTGTTCTTCTGCAGGAGGATAAAAATGGTGTAGATCATCCTGTCAGTTACTACTCTCGTAAGTTTAATAAGCATCAGCTTAACTATTCCACTATTGAAAAGGAAGCACTTGCCTTGCTGCTTGCCTTACAGCACTTTGAAGTTTACCTCAGCTCTAGTAATCTTCCCGTCACAGTGTTTACGGATCATAATCCTCTTGTGTTCTTATCTCGGATGTATAACCAAAATCAGAGGTTGATGTGTTGGGCTCTGGCAGTCCAGAATTACAACTTGGTTATTAAACACAAAAAAGGTGTTGAAAATGTTCTTGCTGATGCTTGAGCTTGAGTGTTTTTCTACTTTGGGAACAAACTAGTTTGTTCTTAAGGGTGGGAGTGTTACGTCCTGGTAGTTTGTGcctctgtgtgttttttttcttccctcCTCCTTTCTCCTAGGCACGCCTATACGGGACGGTTATTGGTTCGGGAGGCTGCCAATCGTCATCAGCTCACATGACGACATGCTACCCGCTGCCAATCCTGTATGGGCGCCAGGGTTTAAAAGAGCGGCTTGACGGACACAAAGATAGTTTTTTTGCTTTCCTGTTTTTGTGCTTGTTTAAATCTGCCCTTTTTGTTAAGTTTCTTTGGTGCAATGACACTCTTATGTTGTACAGTTTGGAGTTGTcatttctgttcttttcttttatttgttttcttatGACAATTGAGACCATTGTCATTGTTGAGACCAGGAGACGTTGACGTCACTTCCTGTTTGTTGCTGCCGCGTTGTTTGAGCTAGAGCTCCGTCGAGCTGATTCCTAATTGCTTGGTTTTGTCTCTTAAAATCAAACTTATAACATATCACTCTTTCTTTTTCGGCAGGGGAACACATCCCCaacaatattttacataaaaacacTCGGATTACCTTGATATTGCTAGTTTTATCCGACTTCCCGAACATTCGCtattagctttagcccgttagcaaTAGCGGCGTGGCACACTAGCGTTTGTACTCTTCTCTCACTATATTATTGTTCATCTATTCTAATGGCGAGTGTATCGGATGCTTCTCTACCTTTGTGTGCAGGT is a window of Megalobrama amblycephala isolate DHTTF-2021 linkage group LG6, ASM1881202v1, whole genome shotgun sequence DNA encoding:
- the LOC125269584 gene encoding uncharacterized protein LOC125269584, translating into MNIIIPKSKTKGTDFCGAGDYYYIIRSDLGCYMKTSDLTKGSDISIFSLHPACKDGDHYLADEDGSFYIIKGKSFHRVKNLTTDSGAEVHSLHPNCRGGDHYLSAFGNFYIIFKAKGTYRVTNDLHQDTNSAEYKLHPDCQNGLYYWGMPNHCYVLKPASKWGVEFCGSTDLSKDKYFGVYSVHPDVLNFLPGGLSVTKGPAFGIWENIKTITNESNTPVTWTKKINKKVGYNKEMMTQITHNWKIVSTDSGDLAGLIAKVHFSFSAEYGGSRVNTENESWNEATEEEEQLTFELKPKESVYLWQYRMGLGEEPVLFCRDLKITKDPKPPTEVPLPPTQS